A DNA window from Variovorax sp. J2L1-78 contains the following coding sequences:
- a CDS encoding RidA family protein yields MTPIFHMISGAPDPVAPFSHAVQSDGWLFVTGQMPFVDTSVDTPYPDGIEAQTHQVMKNLQTVLAGCGFGWDEVLSVRIFLRHFDEDYDAMNAVYASYFPPGRRPARTCVGVNGLAKGARIEIDLIARRS; encoded by the coding sequence ATGACACCCATCTTCCACATGATCTCCGGCGCACCCGACCCGGTTGCTCCCTTCAGCCATGCCGTGCAGTCCGATGGATGGCTCTTCGTCACCGGGCAGATGCCCTTTGTCGATACCTCGGTCGACACGCCCTACCCGGACGGCATCGAAGCCCAGACCCACCAGGTCATGAAGAACCTCCAGACCGTGCTGGCAGGCTGCGGCTTCGGCTGGGACGAGGTGCTCTCGGTGCGCATCTTCCTGCGCCACTTCGACGAGGACTACGACGCGATGAACGCGGTCTACGCCAGCTACTTCCCGCCTGGACGCCGACCGGCACGCACCTGCGTGGGCGTGAACGGCCTGGCCAAGGGCGCGCGCATCGAGATCGATCTGATCGCGCGCCGCAGCTGA
- a CDS encoding MFS transporter, whose product MSHIQATHTPAAPAAASALPASLVLLLATGAGLAVAALYYSQPMLGVLGADIGASARAVGFVPTLTQLGYALGILLLAPLGDRYDRRRIILMKAAVLCVALLLAGAAPSIAVLLVASLVIGLSATLAQDIVPAAATLAPEASRGKIVGTVMTGLLLGILLSRVVSGFVAEHLGWRTMFIAAALSIALIGAAAWRGLPRFRPTTQLSYGALMGSLVKLWKRHGALRRATLAQALLSIGFSAFWSTLAVMLHGEPFHLGSAAAGAFGLAGAAGALAAPIAGRIADKRGPELVTRLGASLVLASFAVMALAPWMQPHAQLGLLVVGAIGFDLGIQASLIAHQTIVYSIEPAARSRLNAVLFVGMFLGMAIGSALGALMLAQWGWMAVVGLAAASAAGALVVRLWPGAAQAH is encoded by the coding sequence ATGTCTCACATTCAAGCCACGCATACACCCGCAGCGCCGGCTGCGGCGTCTGCACTGCCAGCCTCGCTCGTCCTGCTTCTCGCCACCGGCGCCGGCCTGGCGGTGGCGGCGCTCTACTACTCGCAGCCGATGCTCGGCGTGCTGGGCGCCGACATCGGCGCCTCGGCCCGCGCCGTCGGCTTCGTGCCCACGCTCACGCAGCTCGGCTATGCGCTGGGCATCCTGCTGCTCGCGCCGCTGGGCGACCGCTACGACCGCCGCCGCATCATCCTGATGAAGGCCGCGGTGCTCTGCGTCGCGCTGCTGCTGGCCGGTGCTGCCCCCTCGATCGCGGTGCTGCTGGTCGCCAGCCTGGTGATCGGCCTGTCGGCCACGCTGGCGCAGGACATCGTGCCGGCCGCCGCCACGCTGGCACCGGAGGCGAGCCGCGGCAAGATCGTCGGCACCGTCATGACCGGGCTGCTGCTGGGCATCCTGCTGTCGCGGGTGGTCAGCGGCTTCGTCGCCGAGCACCTTGGCTGGCGCACGATGTTCATCGCCGCGGCGCTGAGCATCGCGTTGATCGGCGCCGCCGCCTGGCGCGGCCTGCCGCGCTTCCGGCCGACCACCCAGCTGAGCTACGGCGCGCTCATGGGTTCGCTGGTCAAGCTGTGGAAGCGCCACGGCGCCCTGCGCCGCGCCACCCTCGCGCAGGCCCTGCTGTCGATCGGCTTCAGCGCCTTCTGGTCGACGCTGGCCGTGATGCTGCACGGCGAGCCCTTCCACCTGGGCAGCGCGGCCGCTGGTGCCTTCGGACTGGCCGGTGCGGCCGGTGCGCTGGCGGCACCGATCGCCGGGCGCATCGCCGACAAGCGCGGCCCCGAACTGGTCACCCGCCTCGGTGCGTCGTTGGTCCTGGCGTCCTTCGCGGTGATGGCGCTCGCGCCGTGGATGCAGCCGCATGCACAGCTGGGCCTGCTGGTGGTGGGCGCCATCGGTTTCGATCTGGGCATCCAGGCCTCGCTGATCGCGCACCAGACCATCGTCTACAGCATCGAGCCGGCCGCCCGCAGCCGTCTCAACGCGGTGCTGTTCGTCGGCATGTTCCTCGGCATGGCGATCGGTTCGGCGCTCGGCGCGCTGATGCTGGCGCAGTGGGGCTGGATGGCGGTGGTCGGCCTGGCCGCAGCATCGGCGGCCGGTGCGCTGGTCGTGCGCCTCTGGCCGGGAGCGGCGCAGGCGCACTGA
- a CDS encoding LysR family transcriptional regulator, with translation MPTPTAPLPQPASAASAPALPPGTVGDRIQLMQTFVRIVEAGSLSAAAAQLGATQPTVSRRLQALERSLGTRLLSRSTHAMKLTEDGERCFARAKELIEAWDSFESDLRGAGAEPEGTLRVVAPHAFGQNVLVGPLAGYLRRYPRMSVDWLLHDRAPDFIADAVDCAIHVGEVNDPQLVALKLAEVPRIVVAAPSVLGDGPAPSHAKDLAALPWLALRSFYRTDITLTHVQSGERHSVPITPRLSTDSLYATCNATLMGLGVSVVSAWAVAGDLAAGRLVHLTPQWRASPLPMHLVYPYARHYPAKLRRFVEAMRESVPGAVTTGLTPAD, from the coding sequence ATGCCGACCCCCACCGCCCCCCTTCCCCAACCAGCGTCCGCCGCTTCGGCACCAGCCCTTCCACCCGGCACGGTCGGCGACCGCATCCAGCTGATGCAGACCTTCGTGCGCATCGTCGAGGCCGGCAGCCTGTCGGCCGCAGCGGCGCAACTGGGCGCCACCCAGCCCACGGTGAGCCGCCGCCTGCAGGCGCTCGAGCGTTCGCTGGGCACGCGCCTCCTGAGCCGCTCGACGCACGCCATGAAGCTCACCGAAGACGGCGAGCGCTGCTTCGCGCGGGCCAAGGAACTGATCGAAGCCTGGGACAGCTTCGAATCCGACCTGCGCGGCGCAGGCGCGGAGCCCGAGGGCACGCTGCGCGTGGTGGCGCCGCATGCCTTCGGCCAGAACGTGCTGGTCGGTCCGCTGGCCGGATACCTGCGCCGCTACCCCCGCATGTCGGTCGACTGGCTGCTGCACGACCGCGCGCCCGACTTCATCGCCGACGCGGTGGATTGCGCGATCCACGTCGGCGAAGTGAACGACCCGCAGCTGGTTGCCCTCAAGCTGGCCGAGGTGCCGCGCATCGTCGTGGCGGCCCCGTCGGTGCTCGGCGATGGGCCCGCACCCTCGCATGCGAAGGACCTGGCGGCGCTGCCCTGGCTGGCACTGCGCAGCTTCTACCGGACCGATATCACCCTGACCCATGTGCAGAGCGGCGAACGCCACAGCGTGCCCATCACCCCGCGCCTGAGCACCGACAGCCTGTACGCCACCTGCAACGCCACATTGATGGGCCTGGGCGTGAGCGTGGTGTCGGCCTGGGCGGTGGCCGGCGACCTGGCGGCCGGGCGGCTGGTGCACCTGACGCCGCAATGGCGTGCCAGCCCGCTGCCGATGCACCTGGTGTATCCATACGCGCGCCACTACCCGGCGAAGCTGCGTCGTTTCGTGGAAGCCATGCGCGAGTCGGTGCCCGGCGCGGTGACGACCGGGCTCACGCCAGCCGACTGA
- a CDS encoding RNA polymerase sigma factor has product MILLLSALPACLAFPGRVRALGKPSFLDPGWTVLTRYYRDLLNFCLRKTRDRDTAADLAQESFVRVFAMQQAGQAIQHPAALLQRVATHAKVDMDRRAAVREAEDIDGLDEDLRPTAPSHLQPEAVYASTEAVRSYLQAIESLPPRCREAFSLYVFDDMSKQDIADRMGVSLSMVKQYVTRGKAVCADRRRVLDNAR; this is encoded by the coding sequence ATGATCCTGCTTCTGAGCGCGCTGCCTGCATGCCTCGCCTTCCCGGGCCGGGTTCGCGCGCTTGGAAAGCCGTCGTTCCTTGACCCTGGCTGGACCGTGCTCACCCGCTACTACCGTGACCTGCTGAATTTCTGCCTGCGCAAGACGAGGGATCGCGATACGGCGGCAGACCTTGCACAGGAGAGCTTCGTGCGCGTGTTCGCGATGCAGCAAGCCGGCCAGGCCATCCAGCATCCGGCGGCGTTGCTGCAACGGGTCGCCACGCATGCCAAGGTGGACATGGACCGGCGCGCGGCCGTCAGGGAAGCCGAGGACATCGACGGGTTGGACGAAGACCTCCGACCGACCGCGCCGTCGCATCTGCAGCCCGAGGCGGTCTATGCGTCGACGGAAGCGGTTCGGTCTTATCTACAGGCGATTGAGTCGCTGCCTCCCCGCTGTCGCGAAGCGTTCAGCCTGTACGTCTTCGATGACATGTCCAAGCAGGACATTGCCGACCGCATGGGCGTCTCCCTGAGCATGGTCAAGCAGTACGTCACGCGCGGCAAGGCCGTCTGCGCCGATCGCCGACGTGTCCTGGACAACGCCAGATGA
- a CDS encoding FecR family protein, protein MSRFERTTPHVDRPIDETIEAREHEAFMRTLDPALAAAAEWHTRREDGLGATEEAQFQQWLSDDPAHAAAYAALDHSHAAVRKLPAEAVAHLRVPPEPQGPLQAHRPHPVAPRPTPRPERAPSRRSWTGRGATGLAASCLLLAAGGVGWHQWHQPTFANHYATNRGQQFDTVLPDGSDVRLDAVTRTDVALYRDRREARLDEGQAMFAIAPDAGKPFRVTAGPARITVVGTRFSVRYVGPEGQPRTVEVAVEEGKVLVESTVRPERGTSMAALTAGQSVRVSASGALEAVAAVPVSSVALWRKGLIRFSNTPLAEAIREMERYGPTRLVVSDPKIADLRIGGSFEVSHPEELAKVLPSLLPVTLVGRADGSRDVVGAR, encoded by the coding sequence ATGAGTCGATTCGAGCGCACCACTCCCCACGTCGACAGGCCCATCGATGAAACGATCGAGGCGCGCGAGCACGAGGCCTTCATGCGGACGCTCGACCCGGCCCTCGCGGCCGCTGCCGAGTGGCACACCCGGCGCGAAGACGGCCTCGGGGCGACCGAGGAGGCGCAGTTCCAGCAATGGCTGTCGGACGATCCGGCCCATGCGGCCGCCTATGCAGCGCTGGACCACAGCCATGCCGCGGTGCGCAAGCTGCCGGCCGAAGCGGTCGCGCACCTGCGTGTGCCCCCGGAGCCGCAAGGGCCCCTGCAGGCGCATCGCCCCCACCCCGTCGCTCCCCGGCCGACGCCGCGACCCGAACGCGCACCGTCGCGGAGATCTTGGACAGGGCGTGGGGCGACGGGCCTGGCGGCCAGCTGCCTGCTGCTGGCCGCTGGCGGGGTCGGCTGGCACCAATGGCATCAGCCCACCTTCGCGAACCACTACGCCACGAACCGCGGCCAGCAGTTCGACACGGTCTTGCCCGACGGCAGCGACGTGAGGCTCGACGCCGTCACGCGCACCGACGTCGCGCTGTATCGCGACCGGCGCGAGGCACGGCTGGACGAGGGCCAGGCCATGTTCGCCATCGCGCCGGACGCCGGCAAGCCTTTTCGCGTGACGGCCGGTCCCGCGCGGATCACCGTGGTCGGCACACGCTTTTCGGTGCGCTACGTAGGCCCGGAAGGCCAGCCCCGGACGGTCGAGGTCGCGGTCGAGGAGGGCAAGGTGCTGGTCGAAAGCACGGTCAGGCCGGAGCGAGGCACGTCGATGGCCGCGCTCACCGCGGGGCAGTCGGTCCGGGTGAGCGCTTCCGGCGCGCTCGAAGCGGTCGCTGCCGTGCCGGTCAGCAGCGTGGCGTTGTGGCGCAAGGGACTGATCCGCTTCTCGAACACGCCGCTGGCCGAGGCGATCCGGGAGATGGAACGTTACGGCCCTACCCGGCTGGTGGTGTCGGATCCGAAGATCGCCGATCTGCGCATCGGCGGTTCGTTCGAGGTGTCGCACCCCGAGGAACTGGCGAAAGTGCTGCCATCCCTCCTGCCCGTCACCCTGGTCGGCCGCGCCGACGGCAGCCGGGACGTGGTCGGCGCGCGCTGA
- a CDS encoding TonB-dependent siderophore receptor: MRHPHPSRLRPAPLALAVAMALSAPVLVHAQPAPEGRTVAVAMAAQPLGDALNELAAVTGMPIAFPQALVAGKTAPAVKGTFTLGQALAHLLAGSGLEAQPEGRTIIIRSAGAGAAQTLPSVTVTATADTAELPLPYAGGQVARGSRVGMLGNKDVMDTPFSITSYTAELMENQQAITVADVLANDPSVRTLSYGLTNAAGAGDSFMIRGFSIQNSVLFDGLYGIAPSRTLPVETAERVEVLKGPNALLNGMAPYDAAGGAINIVPKRAGDEPLTRLTSTYLSKGVLGGHIDVGRRFGEDKQWGVRFNGVYRDGSTATRGQSVELGAATIGLDYRGDRLRASLDAGHQSLNNEAPQGAGGFGIADGIDIPRPPSARGRLAQDWEFAKTRSDYFLAKAEYDLAPDWTLYGAAGGSNNRFRYLSTDVIVADTQGNAQATVYYWPDFQNYRTVQGGLRGTLRTAGVKHQINLSAAYLKQEHGFTTDYYGFASFDTNMYASPSVAAPSIAGFSSKPPMTDSLRLPSVAISDTVSFLDDRVAVTLGARHQQVKYINYDTSTGVGTTTHDKSAVTPVLAVLFKPQANLSLYGNYIEGLSKGDTAPIGTTNANEVFPPIKTKQYEVGAKYDFGRFAVTAGLFQIQKPSGLVVGNPDGSFTYQVAGEQRNRGAELGLFGELARGVRLLGGIAYTDGRLTHTDGGVNDGNFAPNVSRWQLNLGGEYDVPSAPGLTLTARMISTSSQYLDAANSRSVPGWTRWDVGARYATKAWDRPLVLRAGIENLLGRDYWASGSGSWLYLGRPRTLMVSATVDF; encoded by the coding sequence ATGCGTCACCCGCACCCGTCCCGTCTCCGTCCCGCCCCGCTTGCCCTCGCCGTCGCCATGGCCCTGTCGGCACCGGTGCTCGTTCACGCTCAACCCGCGCCGGAGGGCCGAACTGTCGCCGTGGCCATGGCCGCGCAGCCGCTGGGCGATGCGCTGAACGAACTGGCGGCCGTGACCGGCATGCCGATCGCATTTCCCCAGGCGCTGGTGGCCGGCAAGACCGCCCCGGCCGTCAAAGGGACGTTCACCCTGGGGCAGGCCCTGGCCCATCTGCTGGCGGGAAGCGGGCTCGAAGCGCAACCGGAGGGCCGGACGATCATCATCCGCAGTGCAGGCGCCGGTGCGGCGCAGACCCTGCCGTCCGTCACGGTGACGGCCACGGCCGACACCGCTGAATTGCCCTTGCCCTATGCCGGCGGCCAGGTCGCACGGGGCAGCCGCGTCGGCATGCTGGGCAACAAGGATGTGATGGACACACCGTTCAGCATCACGAGCTACACCGCCGAGCTGATGGAGAACCAACAGGCCATCACCGTCGCGGACGTCCTGGCCAATGATCCTTCGGTGCGCACGCTCTCCTACGGCCTGACGAATGCAGCCGGTGCCGGCGACTCCTTCATGATTCGAGGCTTTTCCATCCAGAATTCCGTGCTGTTCGATGGCCTCTACGGCATCGCACCCAGCCGAACGCTGCCGGTAGAGACCGCCGAGCGGGTCGAGGTACTCAAGGGCCCGAACGCCTTGCTCAATGGCATGGCACCTTACGACGCGGCGGGTGGCGCGATCAACATCGTTCCCAAGCGGGCCGGCGACGAGCCGCTGACCCGGCTCACGAGCACCTACCTGTCCAAAGGCGTCCTAGGTGGACACATCGACGTGGGCAGGCGCTTCGGGGAAGACAAGCAGTGGGGTGTGCGGTTCAACGGGGTCTACCGCGACGGCAGCACCGCCACGCGCGGGCAGTCGGTGGAGCTGGGTGCGGCAACCATCGGCCTGGACTACCGGGGCGACCGGCTCCGGGCGTCCCTGGATGCCGGCCACCAGAGCCTGAACAATGAAGCGCCACAGGGGGCGGGAGGCTTCGGCATCGCCGACGGCATCGACATTCCCCGGCCGCCCAGTGCTCGCGGGCGGCTGGCGCAGGACTGGGAGTTTGCCAAGACCCGGAGCGACTACTTCCTGGCCAAGGCGGAGTACGACCTGGCGCCCGACTGGACGCTCTACGGTGCGGCCGGCGGGAGCAACAACCGGTTCCGATACCTGTCCACGGACGTCATCGTGGCCGACACCCAGGGCAACGCGCAAGCCACGGTGTACTACTGGCCCGACTTTCAGAATTACAGGACGGTCCAGGGCGGGTTGCGCGGAACGCTGCGCACCGCCGGCGTGAAGCACCAGATCAACCTCAGTGCCGCCTATTTGAAGCAGGAGCACGGGTTCACGACGGACTATTACGGGTTCGCCAGCTTCGACACGAACATGTACGCCAGCCCTTCGGTGGCCGCCCCGTCGATCGCGGGCTTCTCCTCCAAGCCACCGATGACCGATTCACTGCGTCTGCCGTCCGTGGCGATCTCCGACACGGTCTCTTTCCTCGACGATCGCGTGGCCGTGACGCTCGGTGCACGCCATCAGCAGGTGAAGTACATCAACTACGACACGAGCACGGGTGTGGGAACGACCACGCACGACAAGAGCGCGGTCACGCCGGTGCTCGCCGTGCTGTTCAAGCCGCAGGCGAACCTGTCCCTCTACGGCAACTACATCGAAGGGCTCAGCAAGGGGGATACAGCACCGATCGGAACGACGAACGCCAACGAGGTGTTCCCCCCGATCAAGACCAAGCAGTACGAGGTCGGCGCGAAATACGATTTCGGTCGCTTCGCGGTCACGGCCGGGCTGTTCCAGATTCAGAAGCCCAGCGGACTGGTGGTTGGCAATCCCGACGGCAGTTTCACGTACCAGGTGGCCGGCGAGCAACGCAACCGCGGCGCCGAGCTCGGGCTCTTCGGCGAACTGGCACGCGGCGTCCGCCTGCTCGGAGGCATCGCCTACACCGACGGCCGCCTGACCCACACGGATGGCGGCGTCAACGATGGCAACTTCGCACCGAACGTGTCGCGCTGGCAACTGAACCTGGGTGGCGAATACGACGTTCCATCGGCCCCCGGCCTCACCTTGACCGCGCGAATGATCTCGACCAGTTCGCAATACCTGGACGCGGCCAACTCGCGCAGTGTGCCGGGCTGGACGCGCTGGGACGTCGGCGCACGCTATGCCACCAAGGCCTGGGACCGGCCCCTCGTGCTCAGGGCAGGTATCGAGAATCTGCTCGGGCGCGATTACTGGGCCAGCGGTTCAGGAAGCTGGCTGTACCTGGGTCGGCCGCGCACGTTGATGGTGTCGGCCACGGTCGACTTCTGA